Proteins from a single region of Catenulispora acidiphila DSM 44928:
- a CDS encoding IPT/TIG domain-containing protein, producing the protein MAPVISSISPVQGPAAGGTAVTVTGTGFTGVTGVKFGSAAAAYVVVSATKITATAPAGSGAPSVTVTTPGGTSNGVTYTYVAAPVVSSVSPTQGPTTGGNTVTVTGTGFTGATSVLFGSVSVAFTVVSATQITATAPAAPVAPVAVTVVTPGGTSNGVLYFYVPPPTVATVSPSMGPVAGGNTVTITGTSLTLATAVRFGTGAATALTVVSDDQITVQAPSGSGTVAVTVTTPGGTSLPGVGSASYTYVPLPVINALTPSQVPTSGGSAVTISGSSLGLAQSVLIGGAAAPFVAISDSELVAISPSGAPGPVTVKVTTPGGVSNTATYQLVAGPLI; encoded by the coding sequence ATGGCGCCAGTCATCAGCAGCATCAGCCCGGTTCAGGGCCCTGCCGCCGGAGGGACGGCCGTCACGGTCACCGGAACCGGCTTCACGGGTGTGACCGGGGTGAAGTTCGGTTCCGCGGCGGCGGCGTACGTCGTGGTCAGCGCCACCAAGATCACCGCCACCGCACCCGCCGGTTCCGGCGCGCCATCGGTGACGGTGACGACGCCGGGCGGGACCAGCAACGGCGTCACCTACACCTACGTGGCGGCGCCGGTGGTGAGCAGCGTCAGTCCGACACAAGGCCCGACAACAGGCGGGAACACCGTCACCGTCACAGGGACCGGATTCACGGGCGCCACCAGCGTGTTGTTCGGCTCGGTATCGGTGGCGTTCACCGTGGTCAGCGCCACCCAGATCACCGCGACGGCGCCTGCGGCACCGGTCGCCCCGGTCGCGGTCACCGTCGTCACCCCCGGAGGCACGAGCAACGGGGTGTTGTACTTCTACGTCCCACCGCCGACGGTGGCCACCGTCTCGCCCTCGATGGGTCCGGTCGCCGGCGGGAACACCGTCACCATCACCGGTACCAGCCTGACGCTCGCCACGGCCGTCCGATTCGGAACCGGCGCTGCCACGGCGCTCACGGTCGTCTCGGACGATCAGATCACGGTCCAAGCTCCCAGCGGTTCCGGGACTGTCGCCGTCACGGTCACCACGCCGGGCGGCACGAGCCTGCCGGGGGTGGGCAGCGCCTCCTACACCTACGTGCCGCTCCCGGTCATCAACGCCCTCACCCCTTCGCAGGTACCGACGAGCGGCGGAAGCGCGGTCACCATCAGCGGAAGCAGCCTCGGCCTGGCGCAATCCGTCCTGATCGGCGGAGCCGCAGCGCCCTTCGTCGCCATCTCGGACAGCGAACTCGTGGCCATCAGCCCGAGCGGCGCCCCCGGCCCGGTCACCGTCAAGGTCACCACGCCGGGCGGCGTCAGCAACACCGCCACCTACCAGCTGGTCGCCGGCCCACTCATCTGA
- a CDS encoding IPT/TIG domain-containing protein, protein MPISPNQGSTGGGTVVTITGVNLGGATAVFFGTEPAIITANTPTSVTVVSPSGAGAVEVTVTTAGGTSNPLSFFYVEAPFKSGLSASSGPTAGGNTIAISGIGFATASSVGFGSASAVPTVVSDGLIDVVVPAAGSAGTVGLTVTTAGGSNNGFSYTYVDSPTVSAVTPTSGSTSGGTVVTLTGTNLATTQSVTISGTLAPFTVVNGAEMSIVTPAGTVGAADVDVTTTGGTATLAGGYTYVAAPGI, encoded by the coding sequence ATGCCGATCTCCCCGAACCAGGGATCCACCGGCGGCGGGACCGTCGTCACCATCACCGGAGTCAATCTCGGCGGCGCCACCGCGGTGTTCTTCGGCACCGAGCCGGCCATCATCACCGCGAACACGCCCACCTCGGTCACGGTCGTCTCGCCGTCCGGCGCCGGGGCGGTGGAAGTGACCGTGACCACGGCGGGCGGCACCAGCAACCCGCTCTCGTTCTTCTACGTGGAAGCGCCGTTCAAAAGCGGTCTGAGCGCGAGCTCCGGACCGACGGCGGGCGGAAACACCATCGCCATCAGCGGTATCGGCTTCGCGACCGCCAGCAGCGTCGGGTTCGGCTCGGCCAGTGCGGTGCCGACCGTGGTGTCCGACGGCCTGATCGACGTCGTCGTCCCCGCCGCGGGGTCGGCCGGGACCGTCGGGCTCACCGTCACCACCGCCGGCGGCAGCAACAACGGGTTCTCCTACACCTACGTCGATTCCCCGACCGTCAGCGCCGTCACCCCCACCTCCGGCTCGACCTCCGGAGGCACCGTGGTGACGCTCACCGGCACCAACCTCGCCACCACCCAGTCGGTCACCATCAGCGGGACCCTCGCGCCGTTCACAGTCGTCAACGGCGCCGAGATGTCCATCGTCACCCCGGCCGGCACCGTCGGAGCCGCCGACGTGGACGTCACCACGACCGGCGGCACAGCGACCTTGGCGGGCGGCTACACCTACGTCGCCGCACCTGGAATCTGA
- a CDS encoding Ig-like domain-containing protein, translating into MQSWHKRSAWTTVAFAALAVVVFASPASAQAVSSTTVTASPSTAATGQSVELDAAVTCAGDPSGGLGMTFFDGGDLLTTVPVAADGTASFTTSFTTTGAHTITAAYNGNDNCDASNNTTTVQVTTAPTPPPNPTPNPPGLCLLTCGSLINLNFADTYNIHKTYNVYNTYNFYQPGNGASPAPAAGPGR; encoded by the coding sequence TTGCAGAGCTGGCACAAACGGAGTGCGTGGACGACCGTGGCCTTCGCCGCGCTGGCCGTGGTGGTTTTCGCTTCACCGGCTTCGGCGCAGGCGGTCTCCTCGACCACGGTCACCGCGTCGCCCTCGACGGCGGCCACGGGGCAGTCGGTGGAGTTGGACGCGGCGGTGACGTGCGCCGGTGACCCGAGCGGCGGTCTCGGCATGACGTTCTTCGACGGCGGAGACCTGCTGACCACCGTTCCCGTCGCGGCGGACGGGACGGCGAGCTTCACGACCAGCTTCACCACCACCGGCGCTCACACGATCACCGCGGCGTACAACGGCAACGATAACTGCGACGCGTCGAACAACACGACCACGGTCCAGGTGACGACGGCGCCGACGCCCCCGCCGAATCCGACGCCGAATCCGCCCGGGCTGTGCCTTCTCACCTGCGGCAGTCTGATCAACCTGAACTTCGCAGACACCTACAACATCCACAAAACGTACAATGTCTACAACACCTACAACTTTTACCAGCCCGGCAACGGCGCCAGCCCCGCGCCCGCAGCGGGACCGGGCCGCTGA
- a CDS encoding LacI family DNA-binding transcriptional regulator codes for MGVQSPHGGGGRVRRATMNDVAARAQVSLKTVSRVVNGDAGVVEGTRRRVLDAISQLGFRRNDSARQLRIGRAAEIGLLVEDVGDPFYSTVTRAVERVAAANDCLLFTGSCDDDPERERKLALALCARRVDGLLIVPASADHAYLASELDSGLPVVFIDRPPVNLDTDAVLADNVGGARSAVAHLIAAGHRRIGFVGDDPDIYTARRRLLGFRQEMAAHGLDVDEAWIAVGEPGAGRLRRHAERLRDKLEQLLDGPAAVTALFTGNNRITTQVLRELALRDADAGAVLPRPALVGFDDFEFADLVTPGVTVVAQDPAALGRTAAALLFERLAGLTEPARQVVLPTRLVVRGSGELPPPA; via the coding sequence ATGGGAGTTCAGAGCCCTCATGGAGGCGGCGGCCGGGTCCGTCGCGCGACGATGAACGACGTCGCGGCGCGGGCCCAGGTGAGTCTGAAAACCGTCTCGCGCGTCGTGAACGGCGACGCCGGCGTGGTCGAGGGGACTCGGCGGCGGGTCCTGGACGCGATCAGCCAGCTGGGTTTCCGGCGGAACGACTCGGCGCGGCAGTTGCGGATCGGGCGCGCCGCGGAGATCGGCTTGCTGGTCGAGGATGTCGGAGACCCGTTCTACTCGACGGTGACGCGGGCGGTCGAGCGGGTCGCCGCGGCGAACGACTGTCTGCTGTTCACCGGTTCCTGCGACGACGATCCCGAGCGGGAGCGCAAGCTGGCGCTGGCGTTGTGCGCGCGGCGGGTGGACGGGCTGCTGATCGTGCCCGCGTCGGCGGATCACGCGTACCTGGCCTCGGAACTGGACTCCGGGCTGCCGGTGGTGTTCATCGACCGACCGCCGGTGAATCTGGACACCGACGCGGTGTTGGCGGACAACGTCGGCGGCGCACGGAGCGCGGTCGCGCATCTGATAGCCGCAGGCCACCGGCGGATCGGCTTCGTCGGCGACGACCCGGACATCTACACCGCCCGGCGGCGGCTGCTCGGCTTCCGGCAGGAGATGGCGGCGCACGGCCTGGACGTCGACGAGGCGTGGATCGCCGTCGGCGAACCCGGCGCCGGACGGCTGCGACGCCACGCGGAACGGCTGCGCGACAAGCTGGAGCAGCTCCTCGACGGTCCGGCGGCGGTCACCGCGTTGTTCACCGGGAACAACCGGATCACCACGCAGGTGCTGCGCGAACTGGCGCTGCGTGACGCGGACGCCGGCGCGGTACTCCCCCGGCCGGCGCTGGTCGGCTTCGACGACTTCGAGTTCGCCGATCTCGTGACCCCCGGCGTCACCGTGGTCGCGCAGGACCCGGCGGCGCTCGGCCGGACGGCGGCGGCGCTGCTGTTCGAACGGCTGGCAGGGCTCACCGAACCGGCACGGCAGGTGGTGCTGCCGACCCGGCTTGTCGTGCGCGGTTCCGGTGAGCTGCCGCCGCCGGCGTGA
- a CDS encoding glycoside hydrolase domain-containing protein gives MPTRSRKVSRYWSTALIAGTAMVLGAGPSAAANDHGTAATSSANTKQVSYHGYALSVPADWPIIDLSQAPQTCVRFDQHAVYLGHPGSEQSCPAQVIGRTEAVVVEPLDAATGDRIGSHTIQVTGPRAAPATTPSGTDGEITEAIAGAGVLVTASYGTDAQQAQQILTGARLTADAKATAQLPVHQSAVTPDTANYLEPGTYAGKGFDACSLPSSSTMSTWLASSPYRAVGVYFGGINRGCSQPNLTAGWMSTQVGAGWHLIPLYVGLQAPCSTQHVVKMSSDPGTAYSQGVSGAKDMDGIAQSIGLSTGSILYNDMESYDNGNSSCKTAVLNYLSGWTTQVRASGYKVGVYSSASTGVADLAANYNSTTYPRPDDIYGALWDGTANTSLTPYAPDSDWANHHRIKQYRSGHNETYGGTTVNVDNDYLDVTSGYAGKMGEITDVGDRNGDKTDDFVAIEHSTGNLYLYTSPAYSGTDRTKLGWGWNSIRDLADVGDHNGDGAADLIGIDTADNHMYLYYGPDFSGTTRVDLGGGWSSYTDIAAVGDHNGDSIPDFVATDSTTGNLYLYTSPNYLGSQRQQTGTGWTGTRDITDAGDHNGDGKDDFIAVNGSDNHMYLYYGPGYSGTTRVDLGGGWSSYTDIAAVGDQNGDGIADFVATDSSTGNLYLYTSPNYLGSQREQIGTGW, from the coding sequence ATGCCTACACGCTCCCGCAAGGTCTCGCGGTATTGGAGCACCGCGCTCATCGCCGGCACGGCGATGGTTCTCGGCGCCGGACCGTCGGCCGCCGCGAACGACCACGGCACTGCCGCGACGTCTTCCGCGAACACCAAACAGGTCAGCTACCACGGCTACGCCCTGAGCGTGCCGGCGGACTGGCCGATCATCGACCTCTCGCAGGCGCCGCAGACCTGCGTCCGCTTCGACCAGCACGCCGTGTACCTCGGCCATCCGGGCAGCGAGCAGAGCTGCCCCGCGCAGGTCATCGGACGCACCGAGGCCGTCGTCGTCGAGCCCTTGGACGCCGCGACCGGCGACCGGATCGGCTCTCACACGATCCAGGTCACCGGTCCCCGCGCGGCACCGGCGACGACGCCCTCCGGGACCGACGGCGAGATCACCGAGGCGATAGCCGGCGCCGGCGTGCTGGTGACCGCCTCGTACGGAACCGACGCGCAGCAGGCGCAGCAGATCCTCACCGGCGCGCGCCTGACGGCAGACGCGAAAGCGACGGCTCAGCTGCCCGTGCACCAGTCGGCCGTGACACCGGACACCGCGAACTACCTCGAGCCCGGAACCTACGCGGGTAAGGGTTTTGACGCCTGCTCGCTGCCGTCGTCGTCGACCATGAGCACGTGGCTCGCCTCGTCGCCCTACCGCGCTGTCGGCGTCTACTTCGGCGGCATCAACCGAGGCTGCAGCCAGCCCAACCTGACGGCCGGATGGATGAGTACCCAGGTGGGAGCCGGGTGGCATCTGATCCCGCTGTACGTCGGGCTTCAGGCTCCGTGCTCCACGCAGCATGTCGTCAAGATGTCCTCCGACCCGGGCACCGCCTACAGCCAAGGCGTCTCGGGTGCGAAGGACATGGACGGCATCGCCCAGAGCATCGGGCTGAGCACCGGGTCGATCCTCTACAACGACATGGAGAGCTACGACAACGGCAACAGCAGCTGCAAGACGGCCGTCCTGAACTACCTCAGCGGCTGGACGACCCAGGTGCGCGCTTCCGGCTACAAGGTCGGGGTGTATTCGAGCGCTTCGACCGGTGTCGCCGACCTGGCCGCGAACTACAACAGCACCACCTACCCACGGCCGGACGACATCTATGGCGCCCTGTGGGACGGCACCGCGAACACCAGCCTGACGCCGTACGCCCCGGACTCGGACTGGGCGAACCACCACCGGATCAAGCAGTACCGGAGCGGCCACAACGAGACCTACGGCGGCACCACCGTCAACGTCGACAACGACTATCTCGACGTCACGTCGGGCTACGCCGGCAAGATGGGCGAGATCACCGACGTCGGCGACCGCAACGGCGACAAGACCGACGACTTCGTCGCGATCGAGCACTCCACCGGCAACCTGTACCTCTACACCAGTCCTGCCTACTCCGGTACGGATCGGACGAAGCTCGGCTGGGGCTGGAACTCCATCCGTGATCTGGCCGACGTCGGCGACCACAACGGCGACGGCGCCGCCGACCTGATCGGCATCGACACCGCCGACAACCATATGTATCTGTATTACGGTCCGGACTTCTCCGGCACGACACGCGTTGACCTCGGCGGCGGCTGGAGCAGCTACACCGACATCGCTGCCGTCGGCGATCACAACGGCGATAGCATCCCGGACTTCGTCGCCACCGACAGCACTACCGGAAACCTTTACCTCTACACCAGCCCGAACTACCTCGGCAGCCAGCGCCAGCAGACCGGCACCGGCTGGACCGGGACCCGCGACATCACCGACGCCGGTGACCACAACGGCGACGGCAAGGACGACTTCATCGCCGTCAACGGCTCCGACAACCACATGTATCTGTACTACGGCCCCGGCTACTCCGGCACGACACGCGTCGACCTCGGCGGCGGCTGGAGCAGCTACACCGACATCGCCGCCGTCGGCGACCAGAACGGCGACGGCATCGCGGACTTCGTCGCCACCGACAGCAGTACCGGAAACCTTTATCTGTACACGAGCCCGAACTACCTCGGCAGCCAGCGCGAGCAGATCGGCACGGGCTGGTAG
- a CDS encoding FG-GAP-like repeat-containing protein, giving the protein MAGIAPAASAGTASPNSTASPNNSASPNTAPQYRFSTYNICGNHCSSSDYSNTQRLRVVEDEGSPTGGNADDIFLQEVCKSQFDSIDAQLRTRGYTGLFDQTKAVGSGTCSGSPYGIAMFTKGAVVQTKVLHLKIGGEPTDEDIASPCVESFIQGRLHWGCSVHLYWDSSTYSALEAQKLASLVRPWQEAGIPVVLGGDFNASATTSTLDSFYQPGMAGSPHGSFREADQTDKNYFNTSICTATQSDCRSGEPTYVDLTSQATKKIDYLFFSQNAFTNVSGDVLARDVTVSDHRLYRGTATMTSASMGETTDVGDRNGDGVDDFVAVERSTGDLYLYTSSAYSGANRTQLGWSWDTMRDLVDVGDHNGDGIADLIAVDTADDHMYLYSGPGFSGTTRVDLGGGWDSYTDLATVGDRNGDGVPDFVATDAATGNLYLYTSPNYLGSQRQQIGTGWTGTRDITDVGDHNGDGQDDFVAVNDTDTTMYLYSSPGFTGSTRVALGGGWGGYGDIAAIGRQNSDKQADFVATDTSTGSLYLYTSPSYLGSQRQQIGSGW; this is encoded by the coding sequence GTGGCCGGTATCGCACCCGCTGCCTCTGCCGGCACGGCGTCCCCGAATAGCACGGCGTCCCCCAATAACTCGGCGTCCCCCAATACCGCGCCTCAGTACCGGTTCTCCACGTACAACATCTGCGGCAACCACTGTTCATCGAGCGACTACAGCAACACACAGCGCCTGAGAGTTGTCGAGGACGAGGGATCCCCGACCGGCGGGAACGCCGACGACATCTTTCTCCAGGAGGTCTGCAAGTCCCAGTTCGACAGCATCGACGCGCAGTTGAGGACGCGGGGCTACACAGGGCTCTTCGACCAGACCAAAGCTGTGGGCTCGGGCACCTGCAGCGGCAGCCCATACGGCATCGCCATGTTCACGAAGGGCGCCGTCGTCCAGACGAAAGTCCTCCACCTGAAGATCGGCGGGGAGCCCACGGACGAGGACATCGCGTCGCCGTGTGTGGAGAGCTTCATCCAGGGTCGGCTCCACTGGGGCTGCTCGGTGCACCTGTACTGGGACTCCAGCACCTACTCCGCGCTTGAGGCGCAGAAGCTGGCGAGTCTCGTGCGGCCCTGGCAGGAGGCGGGAATCCCCGTCGTGCTCGGCGGCGACTTCAACGCCTCGGCGACGACGTCGACCCTCGACTCCTTCTACCAGCCCGGAATGGCCGGCAGTCCGCACGGAAGCTTCCGCGAAGCCGATCAGACAGACAAGAACTACTTCAACACGTCGATCTGCACGGCGACGCAGTCGGACTGCCGATCCGGCGAACCGACGTACGTCGACCTGACGTCTCAGGCCACGAAGAAGATCGACTATCTGTTCTTCAGCCAGAACGCCTTCACGAACGTCTCCGGAGACGTGCTGGCGCGTGACGTGACGGTCTCCGACCACCGCCTCTACCGCGGTACGGCGACCATGACCAGCGCCTCGATGGGGGAGACCACCGACGTCGGGGACCGCAACGGCGACGGCGTCGACGATTTCGTGGCGGTCGAGCGCTCCACCGGCGACCTGTACCTCTACACCAGCTCCGCCTACTCCGGGGCGAACCGGACGCAGCTCGGCTGGAGCTGGGACACGATGCGCGATCTGGTCGACGTCGGCGACCACAACGGCGACGGCATCGCCGACCTGATCGCCGTCGACACCGCCGACGACCACATGTACCTGTACTCCGGTCCCGGCTTCTCGGGCACGACCCGCGTCGACCTCGGCGGCGGCTGGGACAGCTACACCGACCTGGCCACCGTCGGGGACCGCAACGGCGACGGCGTTCCGGACTTCGTCGCCACCGACGCCGCCACCGGCAATCTCTACCTCTACACGAGTCCTAACTACCTGGGCAGCCAGCGCCAGCAGATCGGCACCGGCTGGACCGGGACCCGCGACATCACCGATGTCGGCGACCACAACGGCGACGGCCAGGACGACTTCGTGGCCGTCAACGACACCGACACCACGATGTATCTGTACTCCAGCCCCGGTTTCACGGGCTCCACCCGGGTCGCGCTGGGCGGCGGCTGGGGCGGGTACGGCGACATCGCCGCGATCGGCCGGCAGAACTCTGACAAGCAGGCGGACTTCGTCGCCACCGACACCAGCACCGGAAGCCTCTACCTCTACACGAGTCCGAGCTACCTCGGCAGCCAGCGCCAACAGATCGGCAGCGGCTGGTAG
- a CDS encoding C40 family peptidase, which yields MNNALRAEGTRTATGRRRLAGLLATAVALITAAAMAPASAAAGTGSASSATTVQPDTGTSTAGGPISRAEIQARAQDWVNERVPYSESLHWTDSNGTYRQDCSGFISMAWHLAPDQNYGATTWSLPDFSTKLSSLDDLQPGDMIDNINTHVVMFLGWTSSSHSTAIVAEEAHSGTVAHVDSSYYTRSYLLNNGYEPFRYNKVTEYPSKMGEITDVGDQNGDGVDDFTAVERSSGFLYLYTSPGYSGTDRQKLGWGWNTMRDIAAVGDHNGDGKVDLVAVNTSDNHMYLYYGPDFSGTTRVDLGGGWSSYKDIAAVGDHNGDGIPDFVTTDSSTGNLYLYTSPNYLGSQRQQTGTGWTGTRDITDVGDHNGDGKDDFVAVNTSDNHMYLYYGPDFSGTTRVDLGGGWSGYTDIAAIGDHNGDHQPDFVTTETSTNFLYLYSSSNYLGSSRQKIGTGW from the coding sequence ATGAACAACGCCCTCCGTGCCGAAGGCACGCGGACCGCAACTGGACGCCGGCGCCTCGCCGGCCTCCTCGCCACGGCAGTCGCCCTGATCACCGCCGCCGCTATGGCGCCCGCGTCAGCGGCGGCCGGCACCGGAAGCGCGTCCTCCGCAACCACCGTCCAGCCCGACACCGGCACCTCCACGGCCGGCGGGCCCATCAGCCGCGCCGAGATCCAGGCGCGCGCCCAGGACTGGGTGAACGAGCGCGTCCCGTACAGCGAGTCGCTCCACTGGACGGATTCCAACGGCACCTACCGCCAGGACTGTTCAGGCTTCATCTCCATGGCCTGGCACCTGGCGCCCGACCAGAATTACGGCGCGACGACGTGGTCCCTCCCGGACTTCTCCACCAAGCTGTCCTCCCTGGACGACCTCCAGCCGGGCGACATGATCGACAACATCAACACCCACGTCGTGATGTTCCTGGGCTGGACCTCCAGCAGCCACAGCACGGCGATCGTCGCCGAGGAAGCCCACTCCGGCACCGTCGCCCACGTCGATTCCTCGTACTACACGCGCTCGTACCTGCTCAACAACGGCTACGAGCCGTTCCGCTACAACAAGGTGACCGAGTACCCGAGCAAGATGGGCGAGATCACCGACGTCGGCGACCAGAACGGCGACGGCGTCGACGACTTCACCGCTGTCGAGCGCTCCTCCGGGTTCCTGTACCTCTACACCAGCCCGGGCTACTCCGGCACCGACCGGCAGAAGCTCGGCTGGGGCTGGAACACCATGCGCGACATCGCCGCTGTCGGTGACCACAACGGTGACGGGAAGGTCGATCTCGTCGCGGTCAACACCTCCGACAACCATATGTACCTGTACTACGGCCCGGACTTCTCCGGGACCACCCGCGTCGACCTCGGCGGCGGCTGGAGCAGCTACAAGGACATCGCCGCGGTCGGCGACCACAACGGCGACGGCATTCCGGACTTCGTCACCACCGACAGCAGCACCGGAAACCTTTACCTGTACACAAGCCCGAACTACCTCGGCAGCCAGCGGCAGCAGACCGGCACCGGTTGGACCGGGACGCGCGACATCACCGATGTCGGCGACCACAACGGTGACGGCAAGGACGACTTCGTCGCGGTCAACACCTCCGACAACCACATGTACCTGTACTACGGCCCGGACTTCTCCGGGACCACGCGCGTCGACCTCGGCGGCGGCTGGAGCGGCTACACGGACATCGCCGCCATCGGCGACCACAACGGCGACCACCAGCCGGACTTCGTCACGACCGAGACCAGCACCAACTTCCTCTACCTGTATTCGAGCTCGAACTATCTCGGCAGCTCGCGCCAGAAGATCGGCACCGGCTGGTAA